A region from the Candidatus Methanoperedens sp. genome encodes:
- a CDS encoding FAD-binding protein, whose translation MFKHDIIVVGGGLAGLRAALAAAGDVAVISRVHPLRSHSVAAQGGINVALGSTDRWEDHAFDTVKGSDYLADQDAVEVLCRDAPQRVMEMEHWGTIFSRVDGRIAQRPFGGAGYPRTAYVEDRTGHALLHTLYEQALKNGIRFYEEWLVIRLVVIDGRCCGVVGYNIANGEMEGFLAKSVIFAAGGYGRIYERSTNSIINTGYGCAVAYHGGAALSDMEFVQFHPTTLYGTNILITEGARGEGGFLVNKNGERFMKRYSPHLLDLAPRDIVARAIQTEINEGRGFEGGYVNLELMHIGERNIKERLPGIRQIAMDFANIDPAKEPIPIQPGQHYSMGGIASNKNCETALPGFYACGECSCISVHGANRLGGNSLLETIVFGKIAGETAKEYADKVDFEDLKIIEKAKEEEKDRISRLVKKSKGEAFFPIRDELKKVLDEKVGIFRDEENLRYALLKIKELQSRYRNVYVRYRGMVFNQELVNVIELEGMLDIAEAICIGALARKESRGSHYRLDHPLRDDANWLKHTIVTFTPEGPGIDYQPVNITMFPPKPREY comes from the coding sequence ATGTTCAAGCACGATATTATAGTAGTTGGAGGAGGTCTTGCGGGTCTGCGTGCCGCTTTAGCTGCTGCCGGGGATGTAGCGGTAATATCAAGAGTTCATCCATTGCGCTCCCACTCGGTGGCGGCTCAGGGAGGCATAAACGTGGCTCTTGGAAGCACTGACAGGTGGGAAGATCATGCTTTTGATACTGTAAAAGGCAGCGATTATCTTGCGGACCAGGATGCCGTCGAAGTTCTGTGCAGGGATGCACCGCAGCGCGTCATGGAAATGGAGCATTGGGGCACTATTTTTTCCAGAGTGGATGGAAGGATCGCCCAGCGGCCGTTCGGGGGCGCCGGATATCCCCGCACGGCATACGTTGAAGACAGGACAGGTCATGCATTGCTGCACACGCTGTATGAGCAGGCGCTGAAGAATGGGATCAGGTTCTATGAAGAATGGCTGGTCATTCGTCTGGTTGTCATCGATGGGAGGTGTTGCGGGGTCGTGGGATACAATATCGCCAACGGGGAGATGGAAGGATTTCTGGCAAAATCGGTGATCTTCGCTGCCGGAGGATATGGAAGGATATACGAGCGTTCAACGAACTCAATAATTAATACCGGATATGGGTGTGCTGTAGCATACCATGGCGGCGCTGCACTTTCGGATATGGAATTCGTCCAGTTCCATCCCACAACACTTTATGGTACCAACATCCTGATCACTGAAGGCGCGCGGGGCGAAGGCGGATTCCTGGTGAACAAAAATGGAGAGAGGTTCATGAAGCGTTATTCCCCTCACTTGCTAGATCTTGCGCCCAGGGATATTGTTGCGCGGGCGATCCAGACAGAGATAAACGAGGGCAGGGGATTTGAGGGAGGATATGTCAACCTTGAGCTCATGCATATCGGTGAGCGAAATATCAAAGAACGCCTCCCGGGGATAAGGCAGATAGCGATGGACTTTGCGAATATCGACCCGGCCAAAGAGCCGATACCTATCCAGCCAGGGCAGCATTATTCCATGGGAGGAATAGCCTCAAATAAAAATTGTGAGACCGCTCTCCCGGGCTTCTACGCGTGCGGTGAATGTTCATGTATCAGTGTCCATGGCGCCAACAGGCTCGGGGGTAACTCGCTTCTTGAGACGATCGTGTTCGGGAAGATCGCTGGAGAAACTGCAAAGGAGTATGCCGACAAGGTAGATTTTGAAGATCTCAAAATTATTGAAAAAGCTAAGGAAGAGGAGAAAGACCGTATTTCAAGACTGGTCAAAAAAAGTAAAGGAGAGGCATTCTTCCCTATCCGCGACGAACTTAAAAAAGTACTTGATGAAAAAGTAGGTATATTCCGCGATGAGGAGAATTTGAGATATGCTCTTCTGAAAATCAAAGAACTTCAATCGCGTTACAGAAATGTGTATGTCAGGTACAGGGGCATGGTTTTCAATCAGGAACTTGTAAATGTCATCGAGCTTGAGGGCATGCTGGATATTGCGGAAGCGATATGCATCGGAGCGCTGGCCAGAAAAGAAAGCCGGGGATCGCATTACAGGCTTGATCATCCACTCAGGGACGATGCGAACTGGCTCAAGCACACCATCGTTACGTTCACTCCGGAGGGGCCAGGGATTGATTACCAGCCAGTAAATATCACGATGTTCCCCCCGAAACCAAGGGAATACTGA
- the pyrG gene encoding CTP synthase (glutamine hydrolyzing) produces the protein MKYIIVTGGVMSGLGKGITAASIGRILKNKGFNVTAIKIDPYINIDAGTMSPYQHGEVFVLKDGGEVDLDLGNYERFLDIELTREHNITTGQVYQTVIQKERRGDYLGKTVQIIPHITNEIKERIRKVAKKSGADICIIEVGGTVGDIESMPFLESMRQLHSEEKEEDILFVHVTLVPLDTQGEQKTKPTQHSVKELRSLGLQPDAIVARCKEPIHSDTKAKIALFCDVPVDAVISAHDARDIYYVPSLMEQEGLSDYLMIKLKLSPKEASHEWDILMKKMASIDKEIRVGVVGKYAHLGDSYISINEALKHAGIECGCRVRIDWVDAEEFEKEPDRIDGLQKYNGILVPGGFGVRGTEGKILAIKYAREHNIPYLGLCLGMQLAVIEFARNVVGLKDANSSELATTEYPVIDLLPEQENIKNMGGTMRLGNCEAILTEGSLAHKLYGSATLIERHRHRYEVNPKYIKQIEAKGMKFTGRNDHRMEIAELPGHKFFFSSQFHPEFRSRPGKPSPPFLAFVKAALQ, from the coding sequence ATGAAGTACATCATAGTCACCGGTGGTGTGATGAGCGGTCTTGGGAAAGGGATAACAGCCGCTTCTATCGGACGAATCCTGAAGAACAAGGGTTTCAATGTGACCGCTATAAAGATAGACCCATACATCAACATAGATGCAGGGACTATGAGTCCGTACCAGCACGGTGAGGTTTTTGTGCTTAAAGACGGGGGCGAAGTGGATCTTGACCTGGGTAACTATGAACGTTTTCTGGATATTGAGCTGACAAGGGAGCATAATATCACAACTGGCCAGGTCTACCAGACCGTCATACAGAAAGAGCGGCGTGGGGACTATCTGGGCAAAACTGTTCAGATCATCCCGCACATAACTAACGAGATAAAGGAACGCATCAGGAAAGTTGCCAAGAAAAGCGGCGCTGATATATGTATCATAGAAGTCGGTGGCACAGTTGGCGACATAGAGAGCATGCCTTTCCTTGAATCCATGCGGCAATTGCACAGCGAAGAAAAAGAAGAGGATATTTTATTCGTGCATGTAACCCTGGTACCTCTGGACACGCAGGGGGAACAGAAGACAAAGCCCACTCAGCATTCGGTGAAAGAACTCAGGAGCCTGGGTCTTCAACCCGATGCGATAGTGGCGCGATGTAAAGAACCCATTCATTCCGACACCAAAGCCAAGATCGCTCTTTTCTGCGATGTGCCGGTGGACGCGGTCATAAGCGCACATGACGCCCGTGATATCTATTACGTTCCATCCCTGATGGAACAGGAGGGACTCTCCGATTATCTCATGATCAAGCTCAAACTCTCTCCAAAGGAAGCCTCCCACGAATGGGACATATTAATGAAAAAGATGGCATCGATAGATAAAGAGATTCGCGTGGGGGTTGTCGGAAAATACGCACATCTGGGTGATTCTTATATAAGCATAAATGAAGCCCTCAAGCATGCCGGCATAGAATGCGGCTGCAGGGTCAGGATAGATTGGGTGGACGCCGAGGAATTTGAGAAAGAACCGGACAGGATCGATGGTCTCCAGAAATACAACGGTATCCTGGTCCCTGGCGGTTTTGGGGTGAGGGGAACCGAAGGTAAAATACTTGCGATAAAATATGCCAGGGAACATAATATTCCTTACCTTGGATTGTGTCTTGGAATGCAGCTTGCAGTTATAGAGTTTGCAAGGAATGTCGTGGGTCTGAAGGATGCGAACAGCTCGGAATTGGCAACTACTGAGTACCCAGTGATCGACCTTCTGCCCGAACAGGAAAATATCAAGAATATGGGCGGAACCATGAGGCTTGGAAATTGTGAAGCGATTCTTACAGAGGGTTCTTTGGCGCATAAATTATATGGCAGCGCTACTCTCATCGAACGCCACAGGCACAGGTATGAAGTGAATCCCAAATATATCAAGCAGATCGAGGCAAAGGGCATGAAATTTACAGGCAGGAACGATCACAGGATGGAGATAGCTGAACTGCCAGGGCATAAGTTCTTCTTTAGCTCGCAGTTCCATCCGGAGTTCAGATCAAGACCCGGAAAGCCTTCGCCTCCATTCCTGGCGTTCGTGAAGGCCGCACTTCAGTAA
- the hemL gene encoding glutamate-1-semialdehyde 2,1-aminomutase — translation MNTEKSKKLFEEAKKILPGGVSSPVRAIKPYPFYAKRASGSKITDIDGNEYIDYVMGYGPLLLGHNHPAVREAVVKQLSDGWLYGTPTELEVSLAREIIKLYPSIEMVRFVSTGTEATMGALRAARGFTGKNKFIKIEGGFHGAHEAVLVKAGSGATTLGTPNSAGVPSDFTKNTLQVPYNDIEAMTEAIEAYREDVAAVIIEPVLGNIGPILPRAGYLKEVRRVTEENDVVLIFDEVITGFRLAMGGAQEYYGVTPDMTTLGKILGGGFHMGVIGGKREIMENISPAGAVYQAGTFNGSPVSMAAGLAVINTLKKEKVHMKVNSAGDSLRKALEDAVSDLGLDYSVSGVGSMFKVFFGDMPYNYQDALKCDTGKFNVFFKKMLSDGIFLPPSQFETNFLSLAHSQGDMDRTIEAYKRNLK, via the coding sequence ATGAACACAGAGAAATCAAAAAAGTTATTCGAGGAGGCAAAGAAGATCCTGCCGGGAGGCGTAAGCAGCCCGGTCAGGGCAATAAAACCCTATCCCTTTTATGCGAAGCGGGCTTCCGGCTCAAAGATAACCGACATTGATGGCAACGAATACATTGATTATGTCATGGGTTACGGGCCTCTGCTTCTTGGCCATAACCATCCTGCTGTGAGGGAAGCCGTGGTCAAACAGCTTTCAGACGGCTGGCTGTATGGAACACCCACGGAACTTGAGGTGAGCCTTGCCCGTGAAATAATAAAACTATACCCAAGCATCGAAATGGTTAGGTTCGTTTCCACGGGCACCGAGGCCACGATGGGAGCGCTTCGAGCTGCAAGGGGTTTCACCGGGAAAAATAAGTTCATCAAGATAGAAGGAGGATTTCACGGTGCCCACGAGGCCGTGCTTGTGAAAGCAGGCTCTGGAGCAACCACGCTTGGAACACCAAATTCTGCAGGAGTACCTTCGGATTTTACCAAGAATACTCTTCAGGTGCCTTACAACGATATTGAGGCAATGACAGAAGCGATCGAAGCTTACAGGGAAGATGTGGCAGCAGTTATTATAGAACCTGTGCTCGGCAATATAGGCCCGATCCTCCCAAGAGCCGGATATCTCAAGGAGGTTCGCAGAGTGACAGAGGAAAATGACGTGGTTCTAATATTCGACGAAGTTATTACGGGCTTTCGCCTTGCCATGGGCGGGGCGCAGGAGTATTACGGAGTTACCCCGGACATGACCACGCTTGGAAAAATCCTGGGAGGTGGTTTTCATATGGGCGTCATAGGAGGGAAGCGCGAGATCATGGAGAATATCTCACCGGCTGGCGCTGTTTATCAGGCAGGTACTTTCAACGGCAGCCCGGTTTCGATGGCTGCAGGTCTTGCAGTCATCAATACGCTGAAGAAAGAAAAAGTCCATATGAAAGTGAACAGTGCCGGTGATTCGCTACGCAAAGCACTTGAAGATGCAGTTTCCGATCTCGGCCTTGATTACAGCGTGAGCGGTGTGGGGAGCATGTTCAAGGTCTTCTTCGGAGATATGCCGTACAACTATCAGGATGCCCTGAAATGTGATACAGGTAAATTCAATGTATTCTTTAAGAAAATGCTCTCAGACGGCATCTTTCTTCCCCCCTCGCAGTTTGAAACCAACTTCCTGTCACTTGCCCATTCGCAGGGCGATATGGATAGGACAATCGAAGCTTATAAAAGGAATTTGAAATGA
- the hemC gene encoding hydroxymethylbilane synthase — MRIGTRGSKLALAQANHVSELLAKNGVKTEIKIIKTCGDTFTDRPLHEVQGFGVFVREIDDAMLEGRIDIAVHSMKDVPTERPSELTIAAVQKRDSPYDFLLTRDRKNLKDLPEGAVIGTTSLRRRAQLLRFREDFTIKDLRGNIDTRLRKLKEGQYDAILMAEAGLERMKWEIPGERLNPDDFVPSANQGTVVIVTKKGSEAETASRVLDDEKTRLETSIERIIIGILGGGCLVPIGAFARTEGDEIHVRGEVLSVDGKRCVKIDEFINPAEYQHEAERLGNELKNKGGGGLVDEAVKMFAAKRGNYDRKSLSCGLRSW, encoded by the coding sequence CTGCGTATAGGAACAAGAGGAAGCAAACTTGCGCTTGCGCAGGCAAACCATGTCTCAGAGCTGCTTGCAAAAAATGGTGTGAAAACAGAGATCAAGATCATCAAGACCTGCGGTGATACGTTCACGGACAGGCCGCTTCATGAAGTGCAGGGCTTCGGGGTTTTTGTGCGCGAGATCGATGATGCGATGCTTGAAGGCAGGATAGACATAGCTGTCCACAGCATGAAGGATGTTCCTACAGAAAGGCCCTCCGAACTTACAATAGCAGCCGTACAGAAACGCGATTCTCCTTATGATTTCCTGCTCACACGAGACAGGAAAAATCTGAAAGACCTGCCTGAAGGTGCGGTTATCGGGACTACCAGCCTCCGAAGACGGGCGCAGCTATTGAGATTCAGGGAAGACTTTACCATCAAGGACCTGCGGGGAAACATAGACACGCGTCTTCGAAAACTCAAAGAGGGACAGTACGATGCCATACTCATGGCAGAGGCGGGACTTGAAAGGATGAAATGGGAGATTCCCGGAGAACGCCTGAACCCGGATGATTTCGTTCCCTCAGCAAACCAGGGCACAGTGGTCATAGTAACAAAAAAAGGTTCAGAAGCTGAGACTGCGTCAAGAGTACTTGATGATGAAAAAACACGGCTTGAGACCAGTATCGAACGCATTATTATCGGGATACTTGGAGGCGGCTGCCTCGTACCCATCGGTGCATTTGCGAGAACGGAAGGCGATGAGATTCACGTGCGCGGCGAAGTACTTTCCGTGGATGGCAAACGCTGCGTGAAAATAGATGAATTTATAAACCCTGCCGAATATCAGCATGAAGCAGAGCGCCTCGGGAATGAGCTTAAAAATAAAGGCGGAGGCGGGCTTGTTGATGAGGCAGTGAAGATGTTTGCGGCAAAAAGAGGAAATTATGACAGGAAAAGTTTATCTTGTGGGCTCAGGTCCTGGTGA
- the cobA gene encoding uroporphyrinogen-III C-methyltransferase has product MTGKVYLVGSGPGDPELLTIKAKRLIESAQVILYDQLPGKAILSMLPESAERIDVGKYAGDHKLSQWQINELLVNRAKEGKIVVRLKGGDPYLFGRGGEEAQALAREGIKVEVVPGITSAIAVPAYAGIPVTHRDYASMVTFITGHEDPTKEDSALDWDLLARFEGTIVILMGVSMLDRNVKELIKHGKSIDTPVAVIERGTRPDQRVTIGTLADIVGLCKQRKVGAPAITVIGDVVKLHRELVKT; this is encoded by the coding sequence ATGACAGGAAAAGTTTATCTTGTGGGCTCAGGTCCTGGTGACCCCGAGCTCCTGACAATAAAAGCAAAACGTCTCATCGAGAGCGCCCAGGTCATTCTGTATGACCAGCTTCCCGGGAAGGCGATCCTCAGTATGCTGCCGGAATCAGCAGAACGAATAGACGTGGGGAAATATGCGGGAGATCATAAACTTTCCCAGTGGCAGATAAATGAATTGCTTGTGAACAGGGCAAAAGAGGGCAAGATAGTGGTGCGGCTTAAAGGCGGAGACCCGTATCTTTTTGGGCGTGGCGGCGAGGAAGCCCAGGCGCTTGCAAGAGAGGGTATCAAGGTTGAGGTCGTACCTGGCATCACGTCAGCTATCGCTGTCCCGGCTTATGCGGGAATCCCAGTCACTCATCGGGATTATGCTTCAATGGTGACTTTTATCACAGGGCATGAGGATCCCACCAAGGAAGACAGTGCTCTTGACTGGGATCTTCTTGCAAGGTTTGAAGGTACGATCGTTATCCTGATGGGCGTCAGCATGCTCGATCGGAATGTGAAGGAACTGATAAAACATGGCAAATCCATCGATACACCCGTGGCTGTGATCGAGAGAGGCACGCGTCCTGACCAGAGGGTCACTATCGGTACCCTTGCGGATATTGTGGGGCTCTGCAAACAGCGGAAGGTGGGAGCGCCCGCAATCACGGTCATAGGCGATGTGGTAAAGCTTCACAGGGAACTGGTAAAAACTTGA
- a CDS encoding uroporphyrinogen-III synthase: MHSSRAKRKMTKVIAIMRPAAYLAESVKLANSMGFETITAPMIDVVDKTDANFKGFVERIMKGEVDYVIFTSANGVEFTLLKLNSYDEFIEQLNKTRVVAIGPKTEEALAKYGIEVSTVPGSYSSVGLVEHLSDIEGAVIEVSRSSHGAPELISGLVAKGAVVHETQVYQLISPKDERHEKLIKRAVSGGIDIFAFTSSMMVRNLMALAEEMGVKDELIRMMNEKTVAAIGKPTADTLSGFGVRVKITPENYTFEELLLECKRQDC; encoded by the coding sequence TTGCATTCATCACGGGCAAAAAGGAAGATGACTAAAGTAATTGCCATAATGAGGCCTGCTGCCTATCTCGCAGAATCGGTTAAACTTGCGAACTCCATGGGATTCGAAACCATTACAGCACCCATGATCGATGTCGTGGATAAGACCGATGCTAATTTTAAGGGATTTGTGGAACGCATTATGAAAGGGGAAGTCGATTATGTGATATTCACGAGCGCGAATGGTGTTGAGTTCACCCTTCTAAAACTGAATTCCTATGATGAGTTTATTGAGCAGCTCAATAAGACCAGGGTTGTCGCGATAGGCCCGAAGACGGAAGAAGCCCTTGCCAAATATGGGATAGAGGTCAGCACTGTGCCGGGCTCGTACAGTTCTGTTGGTCTGGTGGAACATCTTTCGGATATTGAAGGGGCGGTTATCGAGGTCTCCCGGAGCAGCCATGGAGCGCCCGAATTAATCAGTGGACTTGTTGCTAAAGGGGCAGTTGTACATGAGACGCAGGTGTACCAGCTGATAAGCCCGAAAGATGAACGGCATGAAAAGCTGATAAAGCGGGCGGTTTCGGGGGGGATCGATATATTTGCCTTCACAAGCTCGATGATGGTCAGGAATCTCATGGCACTTGCGGAGGAGATGGGAGTTAAGGATGAACTCATCAGGATGATGAATGAAAAGACTGTTGCTGCTATTGGTAAACCGACGGCTGATACTCTTTCAGGGTTCGGTGTAAGGGTTAAGATAACGCCGGAGAATTATACTTTTGAGGAACTGCTTCTGGAATGCAAAAGACAGGATTGTTAG